One Bacillus amyloliquefaciens DSM 7 = ATCC 23350 DNA window includes the following coding sequences:
- the cudC gene encoding choline uptake/conversion transcriptional regulator CudC, producing the protein MDENPEFAAIEQARDLVIDSIAETMDLYGITRSVGILYGTMYMRDEMTLDEMREELQMSKPSMSTGVKKLQDLNVVKKTFHRGTRKHTFVAEKDFFTFFTNFFPPKWDREVQVNLSAIVQAQADLQAVLLAEEGSTELQEEARRLYDQLESSKAYYHWLKRLAESVQSGEIFKFIPIETEEKTPES; encoded by the coding sequence ATGGATGAAAATCCAGAATTCGCAGCTATAGAACAAGCAAGGGATCTTGTCATTGATTCCATTGCCGAGACGATGGATCTTTACGGAATCACCCGGAGTGTCGGGATTTTATACGGAACGATGTATATGAGAGATGAAATGACGCTTGACGAAATGCGTGAGGAACTGCAGATGAGCAAACCGAGTATGAGCACCGGCGTCAAAAAACTGCAGGATTTAAATGTGGTCAAAAAAACCTTTCACCGCGGCACACGGAAGCATACGTTTGTAGCGGAAAAGGATTTCTTTACGTTTTTCACGAATTTCTTCCCGCCAAAATGGGATCGGGAAGTTCAGGTAAATCTGTCCGCCATCGTACAGGCCCAGGCGGATTTGCAGGCTGTTTTGCTGGCAGAGGAAGGCAGCACGGAATTACAGGAAGAAGCACGCCGGTTATACGATCAGCTTGAAAGCTCAAAGGCCTATTATCATTGGCTGAAGCGGCTTGCCGAATCGGTGCAGAGCGGAGAGATTTTTAAATTTATTCCGATAGAGACGGAAGAAAAAACGCCTGAATCGTAA